A part of Paenarthrobacter sp. A20 genomic DNA contains:
- a CDS encoding ABC transporter permease, with protein MSVLARSVGNAFRNKIRTAAVVVVLAVAIGLALAMLVANQAVGAKVQELNASVGTTLTVNPAGGQGFEGGGEPLTTAEAETAASVANVTAVVGTKAVRLQTVTTGTTDSTTGTTQQGPGGGFGPGGQQATVTTNLTAAVDAGTLGNRNGSAGTTGSTTQPVRTLPITATGIGAEVDSTGKALDITSGTGLGDYTAAEAKALVGTSLAEKNSLTVGSTFTIQDKTFTVSGIFDAGTTFGNNAVYVALPEAQALAETPDELSSMIVTVNSMENVDSTKTAVQDALGTDKADVTQGQRNLETAVSSLDSVKNISLIAFIAALATAGIIILLIMVMLVRERRREIGVLKAIGARNRTIGLQFVLESLVLVALGSVVGAVIASLASGGIASALISSNTTTTAATTTQRGGGLAGAMPNGAVPGGGGLPGGGQGGPFGGASQLLTSVTASVSPGVLAAGIAAVFAVAIIGALVPALLTARIRPIEVLRGE; from the coding sequence GTGAGCGTCCTTGCCCGGAGCGTAGGCAACGCCTTCCGCAACAAAATCAGAACGGCGGCGGTCGTTGTCGTGCTGGCCGTAGCCATCGGTTTGGCCTTGGCCATGCTGGTCGCCAATCAGGCCGTGGGTGCCAAGGTCCAGGAGCTCAACGCTTCCGTGGGCACCACCTTGACGGTGAATCCGGCCGGTGGCCAGGGCTTCGAAGGCGGCGGCGAACCACTCACGACGGCGGAAGCTGAGACTGCGGCTTCGGTCGCCAACGTGACGGCGGTCGTTGGTACCAAGGCAGTGCGCCTCCAGACGGTGACCACCGGAACCACGGATTCAACAACCGGCACCACCCAGCAGGGCCCGGGCGGCGGTTTCGGTCCCGGCGGACAACAGGCGACGGTCACCACGAACCTGACGGCCGCCGTCGACGCCGGTACGCTGGGCAACCGCAACGGCTCCGCCGGAACAACAGGCAGCACCACCCAGCCGGTACGCACGCTTCCGATCACCGCGACGGGTATCGGCGCCGAAGTGGACAGCACGGGCAAGGCCTTGGACATCACCAGCGGCACCGGGCTGGGCGACTACACCGCAGCCGAAGCGAAGGCACTTGTGGGCACCTCGCTTGCGGAGAAGAACAGCCTGACGGTGGGCTCCACCTTCACCATCCAGGACAAGACGTTCACCGTGTCAGGCATCTTCGACGCCGGCACCACGTTCGGCAACAACGCCGTCTACGTCGCCCTGCCGGAAGCGCAGGCACTGGCCGAAACCCCGGATGAGCTCTCCAGCATGATCGTCACGGTCAACAGCATGGAAAACGTGGACAGCACCAAGACCGCTGTCCAGGACGCACTCGGCACGGACAAGGCGGACGTGACCCAGGGCCAGCGCAACCTCGAAACCGCCGTCAGCTCACTGGACAGCGTCAAGAACATCTCGCTGATCGCCTTCATCGCGGCCCTCGCCACCGCCGGCATCATCATCCTGCTCATCATGGTCATGCTGGTCCGCGAGCGCCGCCGCGAAATCGGTGTCCTCAAGGCGATCGGTGCCCGCAACCGCACCATCGGCCTGCAGTTCGTCCTCGAGTCACTGGTTCTTGTAGCTCTTGGAAGCGTGGTGGGTGCGGTGATCGCTTCACTGGCCAGCGGCGGCATTGCGTCCGCGCTCATCAGTTCGAACACAACCACGACGGCGGCCACCACCACCCAGCGCGGCGGGGGTCTCGCAGGGGCCATGCCAAACGGCGCGGTACCTGGCGGTGGCGGCTTGCCCGGCGGCGGCCAAGGTGGTCCGTTCGGTGGCGCCTCCCAGCTGCTCACCTCCGTGACTGCCAGCGTCTCCCCCGGCGTCCTCGCTGCAGGCATCGCAGCGGTGTTCGCGGTTGCCATCATCGGCGCGCTGGTCCCGGCATTGCTGACCGCCCGCATCCGTCCCATCGAAGTACTCCGAGGAGAATAG
- a CDS encoding sugar-binding protein yields the protein MRMFGKAGKAAAVAAIAALALTACGRTDSGSSSSTAGGEAFPKDSLIGVALPQKTSENWVLAEKLFNDGLTSAGFKADVQFANGGVSEQQNQISAMVTKGAKVIIVGAIDGAQLGTQLQQAKESGATIIAYDRLLLNTENVDYYVAYDNFKVGELQGQALLDGMKAKKATGPYNIELFAGSPDDANAKVFFDGAMSVLKPKIDDGTLKVVSGQTSFEQAVTQGWKAENAQRRADTLLTGSYGTASLDGVLSPNDTLARAVLTSVRAAGKPLPVVTGQDSEVESVKSIMAGEQYSTINKDTRKLVEHAITMVKDLQAGKELEINDKDSYNNGVKTVPAYLLPPQIVTLENVKTAYVDDPVLGPITK from the coding sequence ATGCGAATGTTTGGTAAAGCAGGAAAGGCAGCAGCAGTCGCTGCCATCGCGGCACTGGCGCTGACAGCCTGCGGCCGCACTGACAGCGGCTCAAGCAGCAGCACAGCAGGCGGGGAAGCGTTCCCCAAGGACTCGCTGATCGGCGTCGCACTTCCGCAGAAGACCAGTGAAAACTGGGTCCTCGCGGAGAAGCTGTTCAACGACGGCCTCACCAGCGCCGGCTTCAAGGCGGACGTACAGTTCGCCAACGGCGGCGTATCCGAGCAGCAGAACCAGATCAGCGCCATGGTCACCAAGGGCGCCAAGGTCATCATCGTGGGAGCCATCGACGGCGCCCAGCTGGGTACCCAGCTCCAGCAGGCCAAGGAATCCGGCGCCACGATCATCGCCTACGACCGCCTGCTCCTCAACACCGAGAACGTGGACTACTACGTGGCCTACGACAACTTCAAGGTTGGCGAACTGCAGGGCCAGGCCCTGTTGGACGGCATGAAGGCCAAGAAGGCGACGGGTCCGTACAACATCGAACTCTTCGCCGGCTCCCCGGATGATGCCAATGCGAAGGTCTTCTTCGACGGCGCCATGAGCGTCCTGAAGCCGAAGATCGACGACGGCACCCTCAAGGTTGTTTCGGGCCAGACCTCGTTCGAGCAGGCTGTTACCCAGGGATGGAAGGCAGAAAACGCCCAGCGTCGCGCTGACACGCTGCTCACCGGCAGCTATGGCACCGCTTCCCTGGACGGCGTCCTGTCCCCGAACGACACCTTGGCCCGTGCAGTGCTGACGTCCGTCAGGGCCGCCGGCAAGCCGCTCCCGGTTGTCACCGGCCAGGACTCCGAAGTTGAGTCCGTGAAGTCGATCATGGCAGGCGAGCAGTACTCCACCATCAACAAGGACACCCGCAAGCTCGTTGAGCACGCCATCACCATGGTGAAGGACCTCCAGGCCGGCAAGGAACTGGAAATCAACGACAAGGACTCCTACAACAACGGCGTCAAGACCGTCCCCGCGTACCTCCTCCCGCCACAGATCGTGACGCTGGAGAACGTCAAGACCGCTTACGTTGACGATCCGGTACTCGGCCCGATCACCAAGTAG
- the mmsB gene encoding multiple monosaccharide ABC transporter permease — MNALKKLFGGNTRQFGMIFALVALIVFFQIFTGGRTLTPGNVINLFNGNSYILILAIGMVLVIIAGHIDLSVGSVAAFVGVSVALAMRDWGLPWWAGVLFGLLLGAVIGAWQGLWTAYVGIPAFIVTLAGMLLFRGFNQFVGKSNTIPVSKEFQFIGSGYLPEIGPNTGFNNLTLLIGIAAAALVVIMSLRARAANKALGADVPELWVEVTKLVLICGAILYATYLFATGRPGTSFPIPGLILAVLVLIYGFIADKTVLGRHVYAVGGNRHAAELSGVQSKKVNFMVMMNMSILAGLAGMIFVARSTASGPFDGVGWELDAIAAVFIGGAAVTGGVGTVIGSIVGGLVMAVLNNGLQLLGVGADLTQIIKGLVLLAAVAFDVYNKSQGKRSITGLLLKSFQRNNEIKPDETTSTKEVISKEA, encoded by the coding sequence ATGAACGCGCTCAAGAAGCTATTTGGTGGCAATACCCGCCAGTTTGGCATGATCTTCGCCCTGGTGGCACTTATCGTCTTCTTCCAGATCTTCACCGGGGGCCGCACGTTGACCCCCGGTAACGTGATCAACCTGTTCAACGGCAACTCCTACATCCTGATCCTGGCCATCGGCATGGTCCTGGTGATCATCGCCGGCCACATCGATCTCTCCGTCGGTTCCGTAGCCGCGTTCGTGGGGGTTTCGGTGGCCCTCGCCATGCGGGACTGGGGCCTGCCTTGGTGGGCGGGTGTGCTCTTCGGCCTGCTCCTTGGAGCAGTGATCGGCGCCTGGCAAGGGCTATGGACAGCGTATGTGGGCATACCTGCCTTCATCGTGACGCTGGCCGGCATGCTGTTGTTCCGCGGCTTCAACCAGTTCGTGGGCAAGTCCAACACCATCCCCGTTTCCAAGGAATTCCAGTTCATTGGTTCCGGGTACTTGCCCGAAATCGGCCCGAACACCGGCTTCAACAACCTCACCTTGCTCATTGGCATTGCGGCGGCAGCGTTGGTGGTCATCATGTCCCTGCGTGCCCGTGCAGCCAACAAGGCACTAGGCGCCGATGTTCCCGAGCTCTGGGTTGAGGTCACCAAGCTGGTGCTGATCTGCGGTGCCATCCTCTACGCGACGTACCTGTTCGCTACTGGCCGCCCCGGAACGTCCTTCCCCATCCCCGGCCTGATCCTTGCCGTGCTGGTGCTCATCTACGGTTTCATCGCTGACAAGACGGTCCTCGGCCGCCACGTCTACGCGGTGGGTGGCAACCGCCACGCAGCTGAGCTGTCCGGCGTGCAGTCAAAGAAGGTCAACTTCATGGTCATGATGAACATGTCCATCCTGGCCGGCCTTGCCGGCATGATCTTCGTTGCCCGCTCCACTGCTTCCGGCCCGTTCGACGGCGTCGGTTGGGAATTGGATGCCATTGCGGCCGTCTTCATCGGTGGCGCTGCCGTTACCGGTGGTGTCGGTACCGTGATCGGCTCGATCGTCGGTGGCCTGGTCATGGCCGTCCTCAACAACGGCCTCCAGCTCCTGGGTGTCGGCGCCGACCTCACCCAGATCATCAAGGGCCTGGTGCTCCTGGCTGCAGTCGCTTTCGATGTCTACAACAAGTCCCAGGGCAAGCGGTCCATTACCGGCCTGCTGCTGAAGAGCTTCCAGCGCAATAACGAGATCAAGCCGGACGAAACCACATCCACCAAAGAGGTCATCTCCAAGGAAGCGTGA
- the mmsA gene encoding multiple monosaccharide ABC transporter ATP-binding protein, producing the protein MTSLDTQGDPILLEMRSITKEFPGVKALSNVSLRVMAGEIHAICGENGAGKSTLMKVLSGVYGYGSYTGDIVYQAETQQFKDIRASEAAGIVIIHQELALIPELSIMENIFLGNEPTKWGVIDWTEARKRSLELLARVGLREDPDTPIKEIGVGKQQLVEIAKALNKSVRLLILDEPTAALNESDSQHLLDLILGLKGKGITSIIISHKLNEIEQIADEITIIRDGKSIETLNVKRDGVDEDRIIKGMVGRTLESRFPDHEPTIGEVFFEVKDWTVGHPQISDRLICKGSNFFVRRGEIVGFAGLMGAGRTELARSLFGHSYGRFIKGQVYKDGKPVHLRSVKQAIDAGLGYVTEDRKSLGLNLLDDIKTTTVSAALNKISNYSVVDTRKEFTVAEEYRKSLRTKTPSVEEGVAKLSGGNQQKVVLAKWMFTDPDLLILDEPTRGIDVGAKYEIYGIIQRLANQGKGVIVISSELPELLGLSDRIYTIFEGAITGVLDKNEASQESLMKLMTSARKTA; encoded by the coding sequence ATGACATCCCTCGACACGCAAGGTGATCCCATCCTTTTGGAGATGCGCTCGATCACGAAGGAATTCCCCGGCGTGAAGGCCTTGTCGAACGTGAGCCTGCGTGTGATGGCCGGCGAAATCCACGCAATCTGCGGGGAAAACGGCGCCGGCAAGTCCACGCTCATGAAGGTTCTTTCCGGCGTTTACGGGTACGGAAGCTACACCGGCGACATCGTGTACCAAGCCGAAACCCAGCAGTTCAAGGACATCCGCGCCAGTGAAGCGGCCGGCATCGTGATCATTCACCAGGAACTGGCCCTGATCCCGGAACTGTCCATCATGGAAAACATCTTCCTCGGAAACGAACCCACCAAGTGGGGCGTGATCGACTGGACCGAGGCCCGCAAGCGTTCCCTCGAACTGCTGGCCCGCGTTGGCCTGCGCGAGGATCCCGATACCCCCATCAAGGAAATCGGCGTCGGCAAGCAGCAGCTGGTGGAAATCGCCAAGGCCCTGAACAAGTCCGTTCGCCTGCTGATCCTGGACGAGCCCACCGCAGCGCTGAACGAATCCGATTCCCAGCACCTGTTGGACCTGATCCTGGGCCTCAAAGGCAAGGGCATCACCTCGATCATCATTTCCCACAAGCTCAACGAGATCGAACAGATCGCGGACGAGATCACCATCATCCGTGACGGCAAGTCCATCGAGACCTTGAACGTCAAGCGTGATGGCGTGGACGAGGACCGCATCATCAAGGGCATGGTTGGCCGGACGCTCGAGTCCCGCTTCCCGGACCACGAACCCACGATCGGCGAGGTGTTCTTCGAGGTCAAGGACTGGACCGTGGGACACCCCCAGATCTCGGACCGCCTGATCTGCAAAGGTTCCAACTTCTTTGTGCGCCGCGGCGAAATCGTCGGCTTCGCAGGGCTCATGGGCGCCGGCCGCACGGAGTTGGCCCGCTCCCTCTTTGGCCACTCCTACGGCCGCTTCATCAAGGGCCAGGTGTACAAGGACGGCAAGCCGGTCCACCTCCGCAGCGTCAAGCAGGCCATCGACGCCGGCCTGGGCTACGTCACTGAGGACCGCAAGTCCTTGGGGCTGAACCTGCTGGACGACATCAAGACCACCACGGTTTCCGCGGCACTGAACAAAATCAGCAACTACTCGGTGGTGGATACGCGCAAGGAGTTCACGGTGGCGGAGGAGTACCGGAAGTCACTGCGGACCAAGACCCCGTCGGTTGAGGAAGGCGTGGCCAAACTCTCCGGCGGCAACCAGCAGAAAGTTGTGCTGGCCAAGTGGATGTTCACCGACCCCGACCTCCTGATCCTGGACGAACCCACCCGCGGAATCGACGTAGGTGCCAAGTACGAGATCTACGGAATCATCCAGAGGCTCGCGAACCAGGGCAAGGGAGTGATTGTCATTTCCTCGGAACTCCCTGAGCTCCTGGGCCTGTCCGACCGTATCTACACCATCTTCGAAGGCGCCATCACCGGCGTCCTGGACAAAAACGAAGCAAGCCAGGAAAGCCTCATGAAACTCATGACTTCCGCCCGCAAAACCGCCTGA